Below is a window of Malania oleifera isolate guangnan ecotype guangnan chromosome 1, ASM2987363v1, whole genome shotgun sequence DNA.
ttattcaatgaGAATGAAAATACCATCTTAACCATATTTATAGAAAGGATACCAATTGTACATTAAAGCCTTCTCTCTCAAGCTTTTGACAATTGAATGCTTCCCTGGTGGGCTCCTTGAGGCTTAAGGTAGTCGGTCCAAACCTATTTGGAAATTATTGCCAGTACCGTTACGCCCATTTAGTTAATATACCTGCACTAGGTTTTGGTGGCTAAAACAGCCCCTTAAAACAATTTGGTTCATTCTCATACCTCCATATGATTATTACTAGGGGTGCCAAAATGGGTTCCCAGGTCGGATTTGGACGGATTGTAAATGAATAAGAATTAAACAAGTTTGAGTTTGGATTCGAGTTGATTCATTTATTAATAGGTGGCTAACATATAAATTCAAAAATGTACGTTTAATAAACGGGTACTTGTTAAGaatccatttaaaaatataatttatttatttttaatttttttttaaatattttgtacaaagtgacatattctttaaaaaaaaaaacagcactcttttattttatttattaatgtcttaacaaaaaaaatataaaatatagaaaatagtatatccatttaattaatatttttttaatgcaatacacacacacaatatatatatatatatattaaattaaatggGTCACCCGGTGGGTACCTAACCCACACCTGCTTAATATGTTTTATTAAACGGgtcgggttcaggttgatcagtTTATAAATGAATCACCTTCTATTAAACTCGAACCTTATTTAAACGAGCAGGTCACAAATCACTCGTCGGGTTCCGACTTGTTTTACCACATCTAATGACTATGCTtacactaaaaaataaaaaaataaaaatttaaaaagaaagaaagaagaagaagaaggataagaAGAAGAAttagattgagaaaatattgggTATCAAGCAAATACCACATCAGCTTCTTAGTAGGTACCTAATAAAGCAATGactatgagatatatatatatatatatatatatatatcaagctttaagaaattataaaatatttgaattataaaattaataagaTTTTCTAAGATTATCATGAATAAATTCTTCTCATTttgtattatttcatttatttacgTCATTAACTTACAAATATGTCATATTTATTGCTACatgtttttatatttaaaaatatatttaaatttagtAGATATTTTTCACACCAATGCTATATTGCAAGACATCCACTATATTTTTCATGTCCTCCATTCCCTTactatatttttgagaaatacaAACTTTATTCTAACTTACTTTATTCTCTTCTCTAATTCCTTTATcccaatatttttttaaaaaaaaaattaaagattgcaacctaaaattcatcaacaatatatatatttttttttacttaaaagacggtggcacctccatttatttattaatatatcttTACTTTTGTCGGAAGAATAgcatggttacaagataaaataaaagggagagtacagaaaaattctctcaaaactagcaaccaaccaaattaggacaacaaaactaaacaacATGCTTCTCATCAAAGTTATCTTTCTTcaacatttaaaaaaaagaaattcaataaCAAGctaatttcataatttgaaacaTGATCTAGTCTACATTTGCGTTAATTGATCTAATGACAAAAATTAGTTGGATTCAAGTCTCTCCACTAAcaaatttttagttaaaattaaactttgataataaattattaattaagttGAATGATGGTGAGTAATGGACTAGTTATCTAAATGACGCAATTGAGTACCCGAAAGACCTTGAACActaatatattatatttaaaaaataaatataatataatgataattacctttcaaataaataatttaattattattaattaacaatatatGATACACAATGTACGAtagtatataatattttaaaatatatattataatataattatttaaatattgtgCATTGGATATAGGCTTAGCAAAATAAATCGGGTCAAATAATTCGTGGTGGATTAGGCGGGTTATCAGGTAAGGAAATTGTAATACATATCCAACTCAATTAAGAGTCAGATTTATGACGGTTCGGATCAGATAATCCATGGTGGATGACAGATAATTTGTCATTCTCttcccaaatataatttttttaccaTCCGAAcaatttatttcataaaataataactaacattatttttaaaattataatttggtaaattgttaaacatttaataaccaatcattaaattataatttttattttttaagatcatgaattttaggattttattttgataatgagAATTAGATATTTAGGCTTGAGTTTAGGTGGGGACATTGGATAGACTTAGAAGCACATATAATAGCGTTAGTGGGAGAGTTAAAAGTATAGAATTGGGTCTTGGCCAATTGAGCTTATATTGACTTGGTTAATGCATATTAAATTATCTATGACTTTATACATTAATTATTAATGGATTAAACGATATCTATCCATCGAATAAAACTTGCAATCTATCAATCAACTCGTTTAAGGGcagataaaaaaattttaaaatcatatccAACTCATTTAATGAATGGATCAATTATGGGTTAGTTTAAGTAGGTCAAATTCAATTTAAATGTAACAATGTAATAGTATACTATAGTTAGCTGAGTAAtcatttaaagtatatatataaatatatatatataagagataACTTTCAAAATTTTACGGAGAAAAGAAGTACAAAATATATATGTCACATAATTATGAATTTATTAAATACTATCGTATTAACTAGAATGCTGATATGATATCTGCTCGACACATAATAAACACAAGAATGAAATTGATGCAGGAATTAAAATTTAGATGGGTAGGTAGTTGATTAATAATGTGAATATGTTGTTGCATTTCAATGTGCTTGAGAAGTGGCTGCCAAAATGGAATGGAAATAAATGATATTATAGGAATATCCAAGAATTTAAAACTTAACTTTtacattttcttatttttgcatTTCCAAATTGTTATCATATAAATACCAGTTATTgtcatattttaaatttcaaccCACCTTTGGTATCATTATCAAAAATTATTAGgacaaaaattagaaataaaagctaaaaattaaaaattaaaattaaaaaactagaaaccaaaaattcgtttggttaacatttatataATTAGTATagctttaaatcaaataatactataaaaatatgattaaaaataataatattacaaaTAACATACAttaaaaaataccataataaaaatgaaaattattttaattattctacttaattattatagttttaaattttactttacaataaatatattgttgaatatgacaactgaaaaaataataaaaatattttgtaattggctttattactattttttaaaattcatgcatatttttattttaattatatttaaattcatattattattttattttaatctttATTTAGAAtagtataaaatgaatgatttaatccaaaaaaaaatatttctagatattaaaatttctcaCAACAAtgtcaaaacaatcaaaaataataaaatcttattttcaatttttttcacaaacagttaaaaaatcaaaaaaaaaataaattaaaaactaacaaaataaataaacacatttttataatattttttttttcaatatacaGAAATAAAAACAGgaaatagaaaacaacaatgataccaaacaagcCTTTAATAAACTTACCAAATTGCTTCACCTATCAAATGATATACAAATAAACTTTTTGTTTAAAACATATTAGATTCTAAGTAATCATTAATTTAtggttttcattaaaaaaaagaaaataaacatttGTAAAAGCATATCAACTTATAAAGTTAGGATGGTCTAACCCGATTAATTTAGAGCAGAATTTTACCATAAATACAAactcttaaacccaaaaccacaacTTGACTGTTCAGTTCAATTTGCATTTTAAAACTACGAGTATCtttaatataatttttcaaaagttattttaagaaaaacattTAGAGGACTTATTCGCACATAGTCCTTTTTCATCATATCCATCTCATTTTATTTTGTCGATAAATAAAAGgaaatgtaataaaaataaattttattataattttttctcacttttctcaTATTAAATCACCCAAGCCACATGATAAAAATAAAAGCTACTAGCCTTTTGAAAAGTGAGAAGGCATTTTTTCAAATGCTTCACATGACTTTTCATTTAAAAAGGCATGCCATAAGCTTGTTGAAAGTGAGATGCATGTCACAGCTAGTCTATGGGCTGGAGCCCACCCAGGCACACCCCGATCTCATTTGAAGACATTAAATAACTAACTTTCGTCTAAAAAAGGAAAACTGCTCCAAACATAAAAACCACCTCCTAAAAGGCCGTCTGTTTACGacagaggaaaaatggaaaccaGCAGTTCTAAGAGGATAAGGAAAGAACATAACATATACTCTTCGCTTCACAAGACTTCAGTCTCCCGCGAATCACAAATATAAAAACCAGAAACAGTCAATGCCCTCGCCGGAGTCTGCGAGTCCCTAAACCATACACATTTTCAAACCATGTCATAAAAGAAACATAAGACAAACTAATAAGAAAACCCAGTTACTCTAGACCACCCTCTCACTCAATATCGACCCATCTTCCTTTCTTCAGACATTCTTTCTGCTATCTCAATCTTTTCCCATCCAGTCATGGGACCTTCATAAGGATGGTACAGAGCAGGAACTTGCAAGAGTTGAACCAAACACATCATCACAAAGGCTAGCCCCCTCATGGGTCATTTTGTTCTCAGCTATTGGGCTGCTTCCTGAGCTGCTGTTCGAAAGTGATACGAAAGTCGTCTTCTGCAAGACTCCTGTCGGAGAAGATCCCAGCTGGGGGCTACCATCCCAAGCTTCGGACATGAGGTTAAGACCAGATGAATTCCTGCAGCCCATGGCAGTGGCAGTGTTCTTCAAGACCTCACCCAAAGGACCACCCATTGAACTTCCCCAGGAGATTGGTATCCAGTTCGCTTGCTTTTGCATTGTCGGTTCAATGAAGTCATTGTTCACCCCCAAGCCCACTTGGGCAGGGTCAAACTCCCGAGACAGCCTCAATGGTGAGACAGCAAGTCTCTCCCGTGTTGGcgaggaagaggatgatgagAAGTCCGATGAGCCCACAGGGATCGACATTGAGAGCTGGGTCCAGTCTGATTTCAGTTCTCCGGGCCAGGGGATTACTGAGCGATTAGCGGACTGGTCCTTGGGCCAGTCATCAATGAATTGGCGAACTGGGTGTTGATCTTGGGTCTCTTGGCCATTGAAGTGCATGAAAAAACTACCATTTCTATCGTTCATGTAGGTGCCTTTTTGTGAAGGATTGGGGATCGAGACCAAGCCAAAGTCTGACTGGGAAGATTCTTCAAAAGGGTTCCTTTGTTTGGGAATGGAGAGAGAGGACTCTCGAGGATTTAGGCCGATGGAGGGAGATACCATGGAGAGGGCCTGTGGATCTGGCATTCTGTCGCACACATTGTTTTTCAGAAAGAAGCCTAAATAGTAATCTAAACACTAAAAGGACAAAAACCACAAACTATTAcgaccaaaaaaatatatatatatccttactATCCATGATTCTTGATAAAAACATAAGTAGAAAAACCAGGAACgattaaaaaatttcaaaatctataTGACAAGTAGCTTAATAGGGTCCACTCATGATTGTCTCACCACTATACATATAGGTAGGAAAAGGGCTCAATGGACTAGGGTCCCGCCAGTTTCATTTTCATTCATGCACTTTCACTTTCTAGCCATTGATTTCAGTGGCCTTAAGTAAACTATTGAAATCCAAGGATGAAAGAACTCCTCGCCATGAAATTACATGAGAATTAGGGAGATCCTAATCCAATGGGTCCCCTCTCAATCTGTGCATCATGCGGCGAGATATCATGTGACGGACCCACCAAGCAATTCAAGCAAATGATCATccaaaaattttcatgaaaacttAAAGTAgcatttttcttttcaaaaggATGTTAGGCCTcaatttgggaaaattagaaatgaaacAAACATAATGAAATCCTCCTACACAAGGAATCTCAAGTCTAAGCCAGTATGAAATATCACTATCATCAAAGGAAAGATTAAATAATGAGGTCAACTTAAAAGTAAAGGAAAAGGAAGAGAACCAACAGCACGCATATACTATTCCAGTAAAACATTAAACTGTATAATACTCAAAAAAGGGTCAATGAGAAATAATCAATCAGAAAAATGAAGGTCAAACCCATGAAGTAAGGGATACTTCACCTATTCGCAAAGGCTTCCATAGAAGGATTGGCTGCAGCAGGCTGCAAACCTTTGAGCTTGTGCTGCACTGTATTAGCAAGGCTGTTGGATGTGCCACCGCTGGACAATATCGATGCTGAGACAGAGGAAGTCACCGGCACCACCTTTGAATTCGAGGAATTCATGGATCCGGAGAGAGCATGGCCAGTCTGGCCTTCCACAGGCTTTCTTGAACGATGGCGGCCCCTGTTTATGTGCCTTTCACAGTACTTCTGGTCGGCAACAGCATCTCTAGAGCACCGCCATTTCTTCCCATCTGTTCGACGACACCTCCCAGGCTCAGGATCAGTGTTGCTGGAGAAACCCAGACGGAAAGAACCCCATCCCACTAAACCATTGGAAAAAGAAACAGTTTTAAGGGGCAGAAAGCCATAGATAGAAAGATTTAGCCGGAGCAACAAAAAATGGTATCAATCAAATCAAGTTAATTAATGAGTCTGCTCATCCTGGACTAATATAAATCTAaaactttctaaaaaaaaatacgCACAGAAGTCCTTGGTTAGCACCAGATGCAGTAAGACATACATAACAGCACAAAATTGGACATACCGTGGAATTAGACGTGAAAAAACACCCTATGAACATAAAGGGTAACATGATATATGCTTCTCTCATCAAATATTCCAGAATTTCAATtgacatgtgtgtgtgtgcgtgctaAGGTGGGCAAGGTGTTAGATACATCTCTTTAAGGTAAACCAGATGCTATTAGAGAATAGAA
It encodes the following:
- the LOC131161385 gene encoding growth-regulating factor 1, yielding MDFRGTVSLEGLRGAQEDGAPCRIPDPEPKLNERGSGLVKQQRSGSAEDEFWRMMNSKMPRTTTDDFGLSKTMLLPQGIPLLRSNLSHGVSDDARQQQQQQHHMLSFSSAKPDVSFVGKDGGLVDRSSQSSAFPNYLLHPTPAHSRNAGYGSGSLNASMHGAFAAVRGPFTPSQWIELEHQALIYKYLTANVPVPSNLLLALKKSISPFGLSGTSAASLPPNSLGWGSFRLGFSSNTDPEPGRCRRTDGKKWRCSRDAVADQKYCERHINRGRHRSRKPVEGQTGHALSGSMNSSNSKVVPVTSSVSASILSSGGTSNSLANTVQHKLKGLQPAAANPSMEAFANRMPDPQALSMVSPSIGLNPRESSLSIPKQRNPFEESSQSDFGLVSIPNPSQKGTYMNDRNGSFFMHFNGQETQDQHPVRQFIDDWPKDQSANRSVIPWPGELKSDWTQLSMSIPVGSSDFSSSSSSPTRERLAVSPLRLSREFDPAQVGLGVNNDFIEPTMQKQANWIPISWGSSMGGPLGEVLKNTATAMGCRNSSGLNLMSEAWDGSPQLGSSPTGVLQKTTFVSLSNSSSGSSPIAENKMTHEGASLCDDVFGSTLASSCSVPSL